One genomic region from Granulicatella adiacens ATCC 49175 encodes:
- a CDS encoding C39 family peptidase, whose translation MKKSLILLLCMNVLLLSSCKSPSEQNKTTTLDTSIETSTTKQVTEQSQTSETTTAVPVTTQETQNETTTESVAPTPQRRKKILAVTPQIQEEWYFCAPATVSMILSTQGKFVSQRQLAQEMGTYVPFGTHNKDAIRVLNQYLFGYSVPKEGQAGYRLASVTNASPNSEEMRLFKERIRKNIDDGYPMYYTFTLSKIYPGKNGEHNVIGIGYELTPDGKDISAIYYLDSMTHEQDPVYGGLKKVTPEELLEAMAACEEPNYAW comes from the coding sequence ATGAAAAAGAGTCTTATTTTGCTGCTATGTATGAATGTGTTGCTATTATCGTCTTGCAAGTCTCCTAGTGAACAAAACAAGACAACGACCTTGGATACTTCTATAGAAACCTCAACTACAAAGCAAGTGACAGAGCAATCGCAAACGAGTGAAACAACGACTGCCGTGCCAGTGACTACCCAAGAAACACAAAACGAAACCACAACCGAGTCTGTGGCCCCAACGCCTCAACGACGTAAGAAGATTTTAGCCGTTACTCCGCAAATTCAAGAAGAATGGTATTTCTGCGCTCCAGCAACGGTGAGTATGATTCTTTCCACTCAGGGGAAATTCGTTTCTCAGCGACAACTGGCACAGGAGATGGGAACTTATGTACCTTTTGGAACGCATAATAAAGACGCCATTCGTGTGTTGAATCAGTATTTATTTGGCTATTCGGTGCCTAAGGAAGGACAGGCCGGATATCGCCTAGCTTCTGTCACGAATGCAAGTCCAAATTCTGAAGAGATGAGACTATTCAAGGAGCGTATTCGCAAAAATATTGATGATGGCTATCCAATGTATTACACTTTTACCCTTTCCAAAATTTATCCTGGAAAAAATGGGGAGCATAATGTGATTGGAATTGGATATGAATTGACCCCAGACGGGAAGGATATTTCAGCGATTTATTATTTAGATTCCATGACACATGAACAAGATCCTGTCTATGGCGGTTTAAAAAAGGTGACGCCAGAAGAGCTGCTGGAAGCAATGGCGGCTTGCGAGGAACCTAATTATGCTTGGTAA
- a CDS encoding DUF4300 family protein, with translation MKNFSRTIKIGLCAATLVTLAGCAQTLVRSESKSVTETTAPSTTVASTKQETPQWVASYTNLSNQSSMDEVKALLSAYIDKESVESFLKLVNEYNEIVGETGLQGDFASFTKTEYDVEKISNLWNAKMGDFVGTNCRINTYALLKNSIEIPPIEKDDTLLFIDNDAIDKGKLFSFEDKEALNRLFSRVKTEATTDVKVHAAKMEQFLSQFKFNENARMLSVVIHDNLDGESLFIGHVGVLVPTSDGFLFVEKLTFEEPYQAIKFASKEDVYKYLSTKYQDYTGEDLAKPFIMDNNKWVEMK, from the coding sequence ATGAAAAATTTTTCTAGAACAATAAAAATAGGTTTATGTGCGGCAACGCTAGTGACATTAGCTGGATGTGCACAGACATTAGTAAGATCCGAGTCGAAAAGTGTGACGGAAACAACTGCTCCATCGACAACTGTCGCAAGCACAAAGCAGGAAACGCCGCAATGGGTGGCATCGTATACGAATCTGTCGAACCAGAGCAGTATGGATGAAGTGAAGGCGTTACTCTCTGCTTACATCGATAAAGAGAGTGTAGAATCGTTCTTAAAATTGGTGAATGAGTACAATGAAATTGTCGGTGAGACGGGCCTGCAAGGAGATTTTGCGTCTTTCACCAAAACAGAGTATGATGTAGAGAAAATCAGTAATCTCTGGAATGCGAAGATGGGTGATTTTGTCGGAACGAACTGCCGCATTAATACTTATGCATTATTGAAAAATAGCATTGAGATTCCTCCGATTGAAAAAGATGATACGCTCCTTTTCATTGATAATGACGCCATTGACAAAGGGAAGTTATTTAGCTTTGAGGATAAAGAGGCGTTAAATCGATTATTCTCGAGAGTAAAAACAGAAGCAACAACTGATGTAAAAGTACATGCTGCAAAAATGGAGCAATTCCTCTCTCAGTTCAAATTTAATGAGAATGCACGAATGCTTTCCGTAGTGATTCATGATAATCTGGATGGCGAGTCTCTCTTTATTGGCCATGTCGGTGTATTAGTGCCAACGAGTGACGGTTTCCTTTTCGTTGAGAAGTTAACGTTTGAGGAGCCGTATCAAGCGATTAAATTTGCTTCCAAAGAAGATGTTTACAAGTATCTTTCAACGAAATATCAAGACTATACTGGGGAAGACTTAGCAAAACCATTCATTATGGATAACAATAAATGGGTAGAAATGAAGTAA
- a CDS encoding TfoX/Sxy family protein, with the protein MASSKEYLAYILEQLSELEDIRYRAMMGEYILYYREKVVGGIYDDRFLIKNVKSARERMLDASLERPYDGAKEMLLVENVEDKEFLTDLFKAIYDELPAPKPKKKK; encoded by the coding sequence ATGGCTTCTAGCAAGGAATACTTAGCCTATATTTTAGAACAATTATCAGAATTAGAGGATATCCGCTATCGCGCAATGATGGGGGAATATATTTTGTATTACCGGGAAAAGGTTGTCGGTGGAATTTATGATGATCGATTCCTAATCAAAAATGTGAAATCTGCAAGAGAACGCATGCTTGACGCTTCATTGGAACGTCCATATGATGGGGCAAAAGAAATGCTTCTGGTGGAAAATGTAGAAGATAAGGAGTTCTTAACAGATTTGTTTAAGGCTATCTATGATGAACTGCCGGCTCCCAAACCCAAGAAAAAGAAATGA
- a CDS encoding TetR/AcrR family transcriptional regulator has translation MKKGEKRKQELLKIAYQLFIEKGYENTSVDEIIATAGIAKGTYYYYFPSKEATLEAVIELMIHEEVQRAKEVLQSSLPVSQKFIAVIAAFRPTENEAGIAKTIDATENLLMHNRVNQRITKEAIPFLVEVTKEGIEKKVFDCNHIEERVKMLLILGQQAFDEGKYTHKDVEVYIDIAEKTLGAKRGTMKFIGDIIANRKKA, from the coding sequence ATGAAAAAAGGTGAAAAAAGAAAGCAAGAACTTTTAAAAATTGCCTATCAATTATTTATTGAAAAAGGCTACGAGAACACAAGCGTTGACGAAATTATTGCAACAGCGGGAATTGCTAAAGGAACCTACTATTATTATTTTCCAAGTAAAGAGGCGACACTTGAAGCGGTAATTGAACTCATGATTCATGAAGAAGTACAAAGAGCGAAAGAAGTATTACAAAGCTCTTTACCTGTTTCACAAAAATTTATTGCGGTGATTGCAGCCTTTCGCCCTACTGAAAATGAAGCGGGAATCGCAAAAACAATTGATGCAACAGAAAACCTCCTCATGCATAATCGAGTAAATCAACGGATTACCAAAGAAGCGATTCCGTTTCTTGTAGAAGTTACTAAAGAAGGCATAGAAAAGAAAGTTTTTGACTGCAATCATATTGAAGAACGCGTGAAAATGTTACTAATCTTGGGACAACAAGCTTTTGATGAAGGGAAGTACACTCATAAAGATGTAGAAGTGTATATCGATATAGCCGAGAAAACACTAGGTGCAAAACGTGGAACGATGAAGTTTATAGGAGATATTATTGCTAACCGAAAGAAGGCGTAA
- a CDS encoding CPBP family intramembrane glutamic endopeptidase: protein MDNKETYTYRPVRFYILVFALTWGFWFLAGTFQNKDLMMTFMLLGLLMPALIAITTVFTSKSKVLKEDFIRKIIGFYRIKPSVLLKAIIIYGLVILASIATSVLFGGTLNQLTFTEDFSFSVAGTPALLTLILASVIEEVGWRGYGEDAVGQYHSWFKESVLFGFIWSAWHLPLFWVPGTYHHGLTEMGVFYVLNFLVSVMPFVFIQTWVYVKNNRSMIATIIFHLFVNLMQEKIAMTPQTKCIQTIFITIAGVLVVLMNRELFFETEHVGRLLESQFKEADVNES from the coding sequence ATGGATAATAAAGAAACCTATACTTATAGACCTGTTCGTTTTTATATACTCGTATTCGCTTTAACATGGGGATTTTGGTTTTTAGCAGGAACTTTTCAAAATAAAGATTTGATGATGACATTTATGTTACTGGGGTTATTAATGCCTGCTTTGATAGCAATTACTACCGTCTTTACATCTAAAAGCAAGGTTTTAAAAGAAGATTTTATACGAAAAATCATCGGTTTTTATCGTATAAAACCAAGTGTTCTTTTGAAAGCCATTATCATTTATGGTTTGGTAATTCTAGCTTCTATTGCTACTTCCGTTTTATTTGGAGGAACTTTAAACCAACTCACTTTTACAGAAGATTTTTCGTTTTCTGTAGCAGGAACTCCCGCTCTTCTTACATTGATTCTTGCCTCTGTCATTGAAGAGGTCGGATGGAGAGGATACGGAGAAGATGCGGTTGGACAATATCATAGTTGGTTTAAAGAGTCTGTTCTGTTTGGGTTCATTTGGTCAGCTTGGCATCTTCCGTTATTTTGGGTTCCTGGAACGTATCATCATGGATTAACTGAAATGGGAGTGTTTTATGTTCTGAACTTTCTAGTAAGCGTGATGCCATTTGTTTTTATACAAACATGGGTTTATGTAAAGAATAACAGAAGTATGATAGCAACCATTATTTTTCATTTATTTGTGAATCTCATGCAAGAAAAAATTGCTATGACGCCTCAAACGAAATGTATTCAAACGATTTTTATCACGATAGCAGGAGTTCTAGTAGTTCTAATGAATCGGGAACTGTTCTTTGAAACAGAGCATGTGGGACGATTGCTCGAAAGTCAGTTTAAGGAGGCCGACGTGAATGAGTCGTAA
- a CDS encoding MFS transporter has product MSRNFKKFLLLWVGEFISSIGGGLTSFGLGVYIFNQTGSAASMGVVTLLGFLPTLLLGVPAGVLADRYDRRLLMMIGDGLSAIGVIYILVSMWMQEVTLWQICIGVMISSVFSALLDPSYKATITDLLTKEEFSKASGLVSLAGSARYLLSPMIAGLLLSIGDVKWLLIIDICTFFLTVFAAAVVRRGTPSNVSQEPQNFFKSLKDGWTVVRSRRSVLALVFASSFLTLFMGVFQILVEPFVLSFSNAQTLGVTESICASGMLVTAVFLGVKGIKKEYIKALKISLGLAGLFMAIVGFSWQIELLCFFGFLFFSTLPVANNCLDYLIRINIPQDVQGRAWGIIGFISQMGYVVAYATAGLVADTLGTLTGKGVGSGAAMGIIISGILLMFFSIWLFSQKDIKKVEDEEMTSVLGK; this is encoded by the coding sequence ATGAGTCGTAATTTTAAGAAATTTCTTCTGCTCTGGGTAGGAGAGTTTATCTCATCAATCGGAGGTGGACTCACTAGTTTTGGGCTTGGAGTCTATATTTTCAATCAAACAGGGAGCGCAGCAAGCATGGGGGTCGTCACCTTATTAGGCTTTTTACCGACATTACTTTTAGGCGTTCCAGCTGGAGTGTTAGCGGACCGATATGATCGTAGGCTTCTTATGATGATTGGGGACGGGCTCTCAGCGATTGGAGTGATTTATATTCTCGTCTCCATGTGGATGCAAGAAGTGACACTATGGCAAATTTGCATCGGAGTGATGATTAGTTCTGTATTTTCAGCACTTCTAGATCCTTCTTATAAGGCTACGATTACCGACCTTCTGACGAAAGAGGAGTTCTCTAAAGCAAGCGGACTTGTTTCTCTTGCTGGAAGTGCGAGGTATCTTTTGTCGCCGATGATTGCAGGTCTCCTTTTGTCGATTGGCGATGTTAAATGGCTTCTCATCATAGATATTTGTACTTTTTTTCTAACCGTGTTTGCCGCAGCAGTTGTAAGACGCGGGACTCCTTCAAATGTCTCACAAGAACCGCAAAATTTTTTTAAAAGTCTAAAAGATGGGTGGACAGTTGTTCGTTCTAGAAGAAGTGTGCTTGCTTTAGTATTTGCTTCTTCTTTCTTAACGCTGTTCATGGGTGTCTTTCAAATTTTAGTGGAACCTTTTGTTTTGTCTTTTTCTAACGCGCAAACTTTAGGAGTTACAGAGTCAATATGCGCGAGTGGGATGCTTGTGACTGCGGTTTTCTTGGGAGTTAAAGGAATCAAAAAAGAATACATCAAAGCATTGAAAATATCGCTTGGCTTAGCGGGATTGTTTATGGCCATTGTAGGTTTTTCATGGCAAATTGAACTCCTCTGTTTCTTTGGATTTTTATTCTTTTCTACCTTGCCTGTAGCAAATAACTGTTTAGATTACCTCATCCGTATTAATATCCCTCAAGATGTTCAAGGTCGAGCTTGGGGAATTATTGGTTTCATTTCTCAAATGGGATATGTAGTAGCCTATGCCACAGCTGGACTTGTAGCAGATACATTAGGAACTTTGACAGGGAAAGGGGTCGGTAGTGGAGCAGCAATGGGGATTATCATCTCTGGAATTCTACTGATGTTCTTTTCGATTTGGTTATTTTCTCAAAAAGATATCAAAAAAGTCGAGGACGAAGAGATGACTTCAGTATTAGGGAAATAA
- a CDS encoding putative immunity protein: protein MKPEEYSWNEWERNRYINGDVKVPSEYKIKVTDIPQKRLELEKLLEQLPHKEIARWAVENARRFIEDIENFADKESILEETLNVFQQRLEGKISAYQLCQAGFLANTLSKRSKADISKFAARVYAQAIASAHMRGHAMVSSDYAIKVIQLKDPKDLDRVRVERERQISLAQDFLKKVGY from the coding sequence ATGAAGCCGGAAGAGTATTCTTGGAATGAGTGGGAGCGAAATCGTTATATCAATGGGGACGTGAAGGTTCCGTCTGAATATAAAATTAAAGTCACCGATATCCCCCAGAAGAGGCTGGAGTTAGAAAAGCTCCTTGAACAATTACCGCATAAAGAGATTGCGCGTTGGGCTGTTGAAAATGCCCGTAGGTTTATAGAGGATATTGAAAACTTTGCTGATAAGGAATCTATTCTAGAGGAAACTTTGAATGTATTTCAACAGCGACTTGAGGGTAAGATAAGCGCCTATCAGCTTTGTCAAGCAGGATTTTTAGCCAACACTTTATCAAAGCGGTCGAAGGCGGATATCAGTAAGTTTGCTGCCAGAGTGTACGCGCAAGCCATAGCGTCGGCTCATATGAGAGGACATGCGATGGTTTCTTCTGATTATGCAATCAAAGTCATCCAACTGAAGGATCCAAAAGATTTAGACCGAGTAAGAGTGGAAAGAGAGAGACAAATTTCATTAGCGCAAGACTTTTTAAAGAAAGTAGGATACTAA
- a CDS encoding GNAT family N-acetyltransferase produces MNMSIREIIDKKEKESISKEVLYDLPEWFGMPESTQEYVDDAMDKPFLACFVEDKLAGYVVLNATSEDCADIFVMGVKKEFHRKGIGQKLNEAYEQLARKLGYTYSQVKTVKMGHYEQYDRTNLFYKAMGYKELECFPTLWDEWNPCQIYIKYLGE; encoded by the coding sequence ATGAACATGAGTATTAGAGAAATTATAGATAAAAAGGAAAAAGAATCGATTTCAAAAGAAGTTTTATATGATCTTCCAGAATGGTTTGGCATGCCAGAAAGCACGCAGGAATATGTCGATGATGCGATGGATAAGCCGTTTCTAGCTTGTTTTGTAGAGGATAAGCTCGCAGGATATGTTGTGTTGAATGCTACGAGTGAGGATTGTGCAGATATTTTTGTGATGGGAGTCAAAAAGGAATTTCACCGCAAAGGAATCGGCCAAAAATTAAATGAGGCGTATGAACAACTAGCCAGGAAATTAGGGTACACTTATTCTCAAGTGAAGACTGTGAAAATGGGACATTACGAGCAGTATGATCGCACGAATCTTTTTTATAAGGCGATGGGGTATAAGGAGTTAGAATGCTTCCCGACATTGTGGGATGAATGGAATCCGTGTCAAATCTATATTAAATATTTAGGGGAATGA
- a CDS encoding S66 peptidase family protein, with the protein MKVKKIGIVSLSSGILGESFIQHELNLGKKRLEEYGIEVVFLPHALKGLEFIKQHPECRAQDLLTAFQDDSIDMILCAIGGDDTYRLLPYLFEQDALKKVAKQNIFLGFSDTTINHLMLHKVGIRSFYGQAFLPDVCELSKEMLSYTKSYFEELLTTGRIKEIRPSDIWVQEREDFSEKGLGVSMPSFPNHGFELLSGAAQFKGQILGGCLESMSECLENSSYEDMVRLVQQYQLFPTLEEWKGKILLLETSEEQPTPEHFQKMIQTLERYGLFDVVSGVLVGKPQNETYYDEYKEILLSELGEKQLPIVYNINVGHATPRCIIPFGIEAQVDVDDQLIRFIYE; encoded by the coding sequence ATGAAAGTAAAGAAGATTGGTATCGTCAGTTTGTCTAGCGGAATTTTAGGGGAGAGTTTCATTCAACATGAACTCAATCTTGGGAAGAAACGATTAGAAGAATATGGGATAGAAGTTGTATTTTTACCTCATGCATTAAAAGGGCTAGAATTTATAAAGCAACATCCCGAATGTAGAGCGCAAGACTTACTAACCGCTTTTCAGGATGATTCGATAGATATGATTTTATGTGCCATTGGTGGAGATGATACGTACCGACTACTCCCTTATTTATTTGAACAAGACGCGCTTAAAAAGGTTGCCAAGCAAAATATCTTTCTAGGTTTCTCAGATACGACCATCAATCATTTGATGTTGCATAAGGTGGGCATTCGCAGTTTCTATGGGCAAGCGTTTTTGCCAGATGTGTGTGAACTTTCGAAGGAAATGCTTTCGTATACAAAATCGTATTTTGAGGAATTACTGACAACGGGAAGAATTAAAGAAATCAGGCCGAGCGACATCTGGGTTCAAGAAAGAGAAGACTTTAGTGAAAAAGGACTAGGGGTTTCGATGCCAAGTTTTCCAAATCACGGGTTTGAGTTGCTTTCAGGGGCTGCTCAGTTTAAAGGGCAAATCCTAGGAGGGTGTTTGGAATCCATGTCGGAATGTCTCGAAAATTCAAGTTATGAGGATATGGTTCGCCTCGTGCAGCAGTATCAACTATTTCCTACTTTAGAAGAATGGAAAGGAAAAATTTTGCTTCTAGAGACGAGTGAAGAACAACCGACTCCTGAACACTTCCAAAAGATGATTCAAACGCTAGAACGCTACGGACTTTTTGATGTGGTGTCTGGTGTGCTTGTTGGAAAACCACAAAATGAAACTTACTATGATGAGTATAAAGAGATTCTTCTGTCAGAATTAGGGGAGAAGCAGCTACCCATTGTCTACAATATCAATGTTGGACATGCGACACCTCGTTGTATTATTCCTTTTGGGATTGAAGCTCAAGTGGATGTAGACGACCAATTGATTCGTTTTATCTATGAATAA
- a CDS encoding DNA-3-methyladenine glycosylase I, whose product METKRCDWANQSLLEQKYHDEKWGIPIFDDKELFKMLCLEGMQAGLSWSTILQKMEGLCKAFDNFDPDIVVNYDEDKEAELLQNKEIIRNRLKVKSVANNAKAYFKICEEFGSFSDYLWGFVNHTPIINSWKSITEVPAKTELSDEISKDLKKRGFKFIGSTIIYAFMQSVGMVNDHLLDCEFRRVGKN is encoded by the coding sequence ATGGAAACAAAAAGATGTGATTGGGCTAACCAAAGTCTACTTGAACAAAAATATCATGATGAAAAGTGGGGAATCCCTATCTTTGACGATAAGGAATTATTTAAGATGCTTTGTTTAGAAGGGATGCAAGCAGGCCTTAGTTGGTCTACGATCCTTCAAAAAATGGAAGGGTTGTGTAAAGCCTTTGATAACTTTGATCCAGACATTGTGGTGAACTATGATGAAGACAAGGAAGCTGAGCTCCTTCAAAATAAAGAAATCATCCGAAATCGATTGAAAGTAAAATCTGTTGCGAACAACGCCAAAGCTTACTTTAAGATATGTGAAGAGTTTGGGTCGTTTAGCGACTATTTATGGGGATTTGTCAATCATACCCCAATCATCAATTCTTGGAAATCCATAACAGAAGTCCCCGCAAAAACGGAGCTTTCGGACGAAATCAGTAAAGATTTGAAGAAAAGAGGCTTTAAATTTATTGGCTCTACTATTATTTATGCATTTATGCAATCGGTAGGGATGGTAAATGACCACCTTCTGGACTGTGAGTTTAGAAGGGTAGGGAAGAATTAA
- a CDS encoding rhodanese-like domain-containing protein: MKKIAANEFKELYQTSEITVLDVREKEEFQDGHIPTAKNYPLSTLEQEYATLNPEQKYYVICQGGMRSARACQFLEEKGFDVTNVEGGMNQWQA; this comes from the coding sequence ATGAAAAAAATCGCTGCAAACGAGTTTAAAGAATTATACCAAACAAGTGAAATCACGGTGTTAGATGTACGAGAAAAGGAAGAATTTCAAGACGGACATATTCCAACAGCAAAGAACTATCCTCTAAGTACGTTGGAACAAGAGTATGCAACATTAAATCCAGAGCAAAAATACTACGTTATCTGCCAAGGGGGCATGCGTTCAGCAAGGGCTTGTCAATTTTTGGAAGAAAAAGGCTTTGACGTGACGAATGTTGAAGGTGGCATGAATCAGTGGCAAGCTTAA
- a CDS encoding GNAT family N-acetyltransferase, producing MASLKKTTEVQLEPFNKSFLQEIWKIGFSTDQPEWTKWNAPYFNDYRKFDDAKSFEASLVANFLMSEDCRCIVAGGLPVGMVSKTWVDEATRWLEIGIVIYDDQLWGEGIATNALTKWVDAIFQEIDALEHIGLTTWSGNSAMMAVAEKLGFLKEGQIRKVRYYQGQYYDSVKYGILREEWTTRA from the coding sequence GTGGCAAGCTTAAAGAAAACGACCGAAGTTCAACTAGAGCCATTTAACAAAAGCTTTCTGCAAGAGATTTGGAAGATTGGTTTTTCTACGGATCAACCAGAGTGGACGAAGTGGAACGCACCGTATTTTAATGATTATCGCAAGTTTGACGATGCCAAAAGTTTTGAAGCGAGCTTGGTTGCGAACTTTTTAATGAGCGAAGATTGCCGATGTATTGTCGCTGGAGGCCTGCCTGTGGGGATGGTTTCAAAAACATGGGTGGATGAAGCTACTCGCTGGCTAGAAATTGGGATTGTGATTTATGACGATCAGTTGTGGGGCGAGGGAATTGCAACGAACGCGCTGACGAAGTGGGTGGATGCTATTTTCCAAGAAATCGATGCGCTCGAACATATTGGCCTGACGACTTGGAGTGGGAACAGCGCGATGATGGCCGTTGCTGAGAAATTAGGGTTCCTAAAAGAAGGTCAAATCCGTAAAGTCCGTTACTATCAAGGACAGTATTATGACAGCGTAAAATATGGAATTTTACGCGAAGAGTGGACTACAAGAGCATAA
- a CDS encoding NUDIX domain-containing protein, with the protein MKELALTLEDTQWEQTTITHDRKIVRAIVVDEEGYFYFVRVHRDDIFGNGVFIETAGGGVEEGESTEEAIHRELKEELGVKVEILCTIGLVSDYYNQIHRHNVNHYYLCQIKSFGETDMTPEEQEEFQLSTLKMTYEEAVSEYQKCASKPWGVLLANRELPVLEWARKWLSGVK; encoded by the coding sequence GTGAAGGAATTAGCATTAACATTAGAAGATACGCAGTGGGAGCAGACGACGATTACGCATGATCGAAAAATTGTGCGAGCCATTGTGGTAGACGAAGAGGGGTATTTTTACTTCGTGCGGGTACACCGCGATGATATCTTCGGGAATGGCGTTTTTATTGAAACAGCTGGCGGAGGTGTAGAAGAAGGAGAGTCAACAGAAGAAGCCATCCACCGGGAACTAAAGGAAGAACTGGGGGTCAAGGTAGAAATCCTTTGTACAATTGGTCTAGTTAGCGACTACTATAATCAGATTCATCGTCATAATGTAAATCATTACTATCTTTGCCAGATCAAGTCTTTCGGAGAAACCGATATGACTCCAGAAGAACAAGAGGAATTTCAATTGTCGACATTAAAGATGACTTATGAAGAGGCCGTTTCTGAGTATCAAAAGTGTGCTTCTAAACCATGGGGAGTCCTTCTTGCAAACCGCGAATTACCCGTTCTTGAGTGGGCAAGGAAATGGTTAAGTGGCGTAAAATAA
- a CDS encoding LPXTG cell wall anchor domain-containing protein produces the protein MISGSTTALEPVKDLAVQKVLDQTLDGKKYDAYDIRLGGKAGGFVQPNGTVAVTVPVKADAEVETIYYITPEKRLEALASTQKDGKVTFNTTHFSVYAVVYKGAVAVANPTAPTTPTAPTSPTSPVTPWTPTTPSTPPAVASGEPGRTTPAGEKPVAKPETVNGAVANQLPATGTSDANTSLFVASLALALGTLFYKKGKEEA, from the coding sequence ATGATTTCGGGGTCAACTACCGCCTTAGAACCAGTGAAAGACTTAGCAGTTCAAAAGGTTCTTGATCAAACATTGGATGGCAAAAAATATGATGCGTATGATATTCGTTTAGGAGGAAAGGCAGGTGGCTTTGTTCAGCCAAATGGAACAGTTGCTGTGACGGTTCCAGTGAAAGCTGATGCTGAAGTAGAAACGATTTACTACATTACTCCTGAAAAACGATTGGAAGCTCTAGCATCTACTCAAAAAGATGGAAAAGTAACCTTTAATACGACTCACTTCAGTGTTTACGCAGTTGTGTATAAAGGAGCCGTGGCTGTAGCGAACCCAACAGCACCGACAACACCAACGGCACCGACGAGTCCAACATCGCCAGTAACGCCGTGGACTCCTACAACTCCTTCTACACCTCCAGCAGTAGCTTCCGGAGAACCAGGTAGAACGACTCCAGCAGGTGAAAAACCAGTTGCTAAACCTGAAACCGTCAATGGAGCTGTTGCAAATCAACTTCCAGCTACTGGAACAAGCGATGCAAACACTTCTCTCTTTGTCGCAAGTTTAGCGCTTGCTCTTGGAACATTGTTCTATAAAAAAGGGAAAGAAGAAGCGTAA